Proteins encoded in a region of the Haloglomus salinum genome:
- the ahaH gene encoding ATP synthase archaeal subunit H gives MARPEVLDRVKEAEREADEIVEEAEADREERIDEARARAEEIREEAREAAQDMKDERLADARGEIEEEREAIVAEGEADREKLQARARDRKEEAVEHVVDLFEEAVDAQT, from the coding sequence ATGGCCAGGCCGGAAGTTCTCGACCGAGTCAAGGAGGCCGAGCGTGAGGCCGACGAGATCGTCGAAGAGGCGGAGGCCGACCGCGAGGAGCGCATCGACGAGGCCCGGGCGCGGGCCGAGGAGATCCGCGAGGAGGCTCGCGAGGCGGCACAGGATATGAAGGATGAACGCCTCGCGGACGCCCGCGGGGAGATCGAGGAGGAGCGCGAGGCCATCGTCGCGGAGGGCGAGGCCGACCGCGAGAAGCTGCAGGCTCGCGCTCGTGACCGGAAGGAGGAGGCGGTCGAACACGTGGTGGACCTGTTCGAGGAGGCGGTCGATGCTCAGACCTGA
- a CDS encoding V-type ATP synthase subunit I, producing the protein MLRPEKMGRVSVTGSKAVLDDVVETAHDLNLLHLTEYDGGWEGFEPGNPSEGADRASEALVTVRSLESVLGVDESDAEGQPVLPDDLYAEIEEVREQVNELDDRRDELTEELRSVAEELDAVRPFVQLGIDLDLLDGYENLSVAVGEGDEAAVRSAMVDQAGVDKHETFASEEDDVLAVFAYPAVDISDALVGAQFTAYEVPELGDDGESVSPDQYVQQLEQRHRELQSKLETVEDQLDDLRVEVGGFLLAAEEKLAVQVQKAEAPLSFATTENAFVAEGWLPYDEYVELAEGLQEAVGDHVDVDLLEVADYNEEGHPTDSEDVAGGAAGGVGEPAAADGGEVASDGGRDLGRIAEADVATDGAGADVAMSHSTPPVIQDNPGPVKPFEALVEVINRPKYSELDPSVILFLTFPAFYGFMIGDLGYGILYMLLGGALMTQFDSDIIRSLGGVGVLAGFFTAIFGVLYGEFFGLHQLGEIVWGGSPPIHKGLIPEYSDYALGWLVLSLLAGILHLTIGWIFDFYENLSHGFKDAMLESGSWLMMMFGLWTWIFAGAFGSAPDLIYGADSVFNGQPFPLGFTGFGPTVGLVGLGVFFVGLILLVAGEPIEGVEFLNVLVNVLSYTRLAAVLLAKAGMAFVVNLLFFGVWVTETESGPAWHFGIDHSPQYYLEQGTYHGHEVTEVMFGGLVHGGIGAALGGIVILVLGHLLVLALGVTSAGLQAVRLEYVEFFGKFYEGGGDEYEPFGYETRFASDD; encoded by the coding sequence ATGCTCAGACCTGAGAAGATGGGCCGGGTCTCGGTAACGGGATCCAAAGCAGTTCTCGACGACGTGGTCGAGACGGCCCACGACCTCAACCTGCTCCACCTCACCGAGTACGACGGTGGCTGGGAGGGCTTCGAGCCGGGGAACCCGAGCGAGGGCGCCGACCGCGCCTCCGAGGCGCTGGTGACGGTCCGTTCGCTCGAGTCCGTCCTCGGTGTCGACGAGTCCGACGCGGAGGGCCAGCCGGTCCTGCCCGACGACCTCTACGCCGAGATCGAGGAGGTCCGCGAGCAGGTAAACGAACTGGACGACCGCCGGGACGAACTGACCGAGGAGCTCCGGAGCGTCGCGGAGGAACTCGACGCCGTGCGTCCCTTCGTCCAGCTCGGTATCGACCTCGACCTGCTGGACGGCTACGAGAACCTCTCCGTCGCGGTCGGGGAGGGTGACGAGGCGGCCGTCCGGTCGGCGATGGTCGACCAGGCCGGCGTCGACAAGCACGAGACGTTCGCCAGCGAGGAGGACGACGTGCTCGCGGTGTTCGCCTATCCCGCCGTCGATATCTCCGACGCGCTGGTGGGCGCACAGTTCACCGCGTACGAGGTACCGGAACTCGGTGACGACGGCGAGAGCGTCAGTCCCGACCAGTACGTCCAGCAGCTCGAACAGCGTCACCGCGAACTCCAATCCAAGCTCGAGACCGTCGAGGACCAGCTCGACGACCTCCGCGTGGAGGTCGGCGGCTTCCTGCTGGCGGCCGAGGAGAAGCTCGCGGTGCAGGTCCAGAAGGCCGAGGCACCGCTCTCCTTCGCGACGACGGAGAACGCCTTCGTCGCGGAGGGCTGGCTCCCGTACGACGAGTACGTCGAGCTGGCCGAGGGCCTGCAGGAGGCCGTCGGCGACCACGTCGACGTCGACCTGCTGGAGGTCGCCGACTACAACGAGGAGGGGCATCCGACCGACTCCGAGGATGTCGCGGGCGGTGCCGCCGGTGGCGTCGGCGAACCAGCGGCCGCCGATGGCGGTGAGGTCGCATCCGACGGTGGCCGCGACCTGGGCCGCATTGCGGAGGCCGACGTGGCGACCGACGGTGCGGGCGCGGACGTGGCGATGAGCCACTCCACTCCACCGGTCATCCAGGACAACCCCGGCCCGGTGAAGCCGTTCGAGGCGCTGGTCGAGGTCATCAACCGCCCCAAGTACAGCGAGCTCGACCCGTCGGTCATCCTGTTCCTGACGTTCCCCGCCTTCTACGGGTTCATGATCGGTGACCTCGGGTACGGCATCCTGTACATGCTGCTCGGTGGTGCGCTCATGACCCAGTTCGACTCGGATATCATCCGGTCGCTGGGTGGCGTCGGCGTCCTCGCGGGCTTCTTCACCGCGATATTCGGCGTGCTGTACGGCGAGTTCTTCGGACTGCACCAGCTCGGGGAGATCGTCTGGGGCGGTAGCCCGCCCATCCACAAGGGGCTCATTCCCGAGTACAGCGACTACGCGCTCGGCTGGCTCGTCCTGAGCCTGCTGGCCGGCATCCTCCACCTGACCATCGGGTGGATCTTCGACTTCTACGAGAACCTGTCCCACGGCTTCAAGGACGCCATGCTGGAGTCCGGCTCGTGGCTGATGATGATGTTCGGCCTGTGGACGTGGATCTTCGCCGGCGCGTTCGGCTCCGCACCGGACCTCATCTACGGTGCCGACAGCGTCTTCAACGGACAGCCGTTCCCGCTCGGCTTCACCGGCTTCGGTCCGACGGTCGGGCTCGTCGGGCTCGGGGTGTTCTTCGTCGGGCTCATCCTGCTCGTCGCGGGTGAGCCCATCGAGGGCGTCGAGTTCCTCAACGTCCTCGTCAACGTCCTCTCGTACACGCGACTGGCCGCGGTCCTGCTCGCGAAGGCGGGGATGGCGTTCGTCGTCAACCTCCTGTTCTTCGGCGTCTGGGTCACCGAGACCGAGAGCGGTCCGGCGTGGCACTTCGGTATCGACCACTCGCCGCAGTACTACCTCGAACAGGGGACCTACCACGGCCACGAGGTCACGGAGGTCATGTTCGGCGGGCTCGTCCACGGCGGTATCGGCGCCGCGCTGGGCGGCATCGTCATCCTCGTCCTCGGGCACCTGCTGGTGCTCGCGCTCGGCGTGACGAGCGCCGGCCTGCAGGCCGTGCGTCTCGAGTACGTCGAGTTCTTCGGGAAGTTCTACGAGGGCGGCGGCGACGAGTACGAGCCGTTCGGCTACGAGACCCGGTTCGCCAGCGACGACTGA
- a CDS encoding V-type ATP synthase subunit F: MSQEIGVVGSPDFTTGFRLAGVRRFVNVPDEEKEDRLDEAVTELFEDDDVGIVVMHDDDLDHLSRTVRRNVETSVEPVLVTLGGDSSGGALREQIKRAIGIDLMED, from the coding sequence ATGAGCCAGGAGATCGGCGTGGTCGGGAGCCCCGACTTCACGACGGGTTTCCGGCTCGCGGGCGTCCGGCGCTTCGTGAACGTGCCGGACGAGGAGAAGGAAGACCGACTCGACGAGGCGGTCACGGAGCTGTTCGAGGACGACGACGTCGGCATCGTCGTGATGCACGACGACGACCTCGACCACCTCTCGCGCACCGTCCGACGCAACGTCGAAACGAGTGTCGAGCCCGTGCTCGTGACGCTCGGCGGGGACTCCAGCGGCGGAGCGCTCCGCGAGCAGATCAAGCGCGCCATCGGCATCGACCTGATGGAGGACTAA
- a CDS encoding V-type ATP synthase subunit C codes for MSTRTQGGSNYEYVTARVRSRRARLFDEDDYRKLTRMGTGEIARFMEESEYETEMNALGSRHSGVDLIEYALNRNLANNFDDLLRWADGKLYDYVARYLRKFDAWNVKTTLRGIYSDADRASVEDDFIRAGEFGEERLTRLLDAGSMEEAVEETRGTMFHGPLEVALEVYEESGELVPLENAVDRAFYGHLLDDLPEEPGRATELYIEFLRAEIDFRNLRNAFRLAYSGADIDPADYFIDGGRLFGEGDLRQLAKNPDELAARVRESPYGDDLDEALDALERAESLIGFENALDAALLEYSEQLSSRYPLSVCPVLGYVLAKEREIDNIRAIARGREAGLSEEEINEELVVL; via the coding sequence ATGAGTACGCGAACCCAGGGCGGCTCGAACTACGAGTACGTCACCGCGCGGGTGCGGTCCCGCCGTGCTCGGCTGTTCGACGAGGACGACTACCGCAAGCTGACGCGGATGGGGACGGGCGAGATCGCCCGCTTCATGGAGGAGTCCGAGTACGAGACGGAGATGAACGCGCTGGGGTCGCGCCACAGCGGAGTCGACCTCATCGAGTACGCCCTCAACCGGAACCTGGCGAACAACTTCGACGACCTGCTCCGGTGGGCGGACGGGAAGCTGTACGATTACGTCGCCCGCTACCTCCGGAAGTTCGACGCCTGGAACGTCAAGACCACGCTGCGTGGCATCTACTCGGATGCCGACCGCGCGTCGGTCGAGGACGACTTCATCCGGGCCGGCGAGTTCGGCGAGGAGCGGCTGACACGCCTGCTCGACGCCGGTTCGATGGAGGAGGCCGTCGAGGAGACCCGCGGGACGATGTTCCACGGGCCGCTCGAGGTGGCACTCGAGGTGTACGAGGAGAGCGGCGAGCTGGTGCCGCTGGAGAACGCCGTCGACCGCGCGTTCTACGGGCACCTGCTCGACGACCTCCCGGAGGAGCCGGGTCGCGCGACGGAGCTGTACATCGAGTTCCTGCGCGCGGAGATCGACTTCCGGAACCTGCGGAACGCGTTCCGGCTGGCCTACTCCGGCGCGGACATCGACCCGGCGGACTACTTCATCGATGGGGGCCGCCTGTTCGGCGAGGGTGACCTCCGCCAGCTGGCGAAGAATCCCGACGAACTCGCGGCCCGCGTGCGGGAGTCGCCGTACGGCGACGACCTCGACGAGGCACTCGACGCCCTCGAACGGGCCGAGAGCCTCATCGGGTTCGAGAACGCACTCGACGCGGCGCTGCTCGAATATTCGGAGCAGCTGTCGAGCCGCTACCCGCTCTCGGTCTGCCCGGTGCTCGGCTACGTGCTCGCGAAGGAGCGCGAGATCGACAACATCCGCGCCATCGCGCGCGGTCGGGAGGCCGGACTGAGCGAGGAGGAGATCAACGAGGAACTGGTGGTACTATGA
- a CDS encoding F0F1 ATP synthase subunit C: MLELIMALVTFVLQTNPAPAIPPTAAAALAVGLAAFGAGYAERGIGAAAVGAIAEDDDMFGRGLILTVLPETLVILALVVIFVV, from the coding sequence ATGCTGGAACTCATCATGGCGCTTGTCACGTTCGTACTGCAGACCAACCCTGCCCCGGCCATCCCGCCGACAGCCGCAGCCGCCCTCGCCGTCGGGCTGGCCGCGTTCGGTGCGGGCTACGCCGAGCGCGGTATCGGTGCCGCCGCCGTCGGCGCTATCGCGGAGGACGACGACATGTTCGGTCGCGGGCTCATCCTCACGGTGCTGCCGGAGACGCTCGTGATCCTTGCGCTGGTCGTCATCTTCGTCGTATAA
- a CDS encoding V-type ATP synthase subunit E has translation MSLDTVVEDIRDEARTRAEEIRAEGEERAEQIVDEAEADAEEIEADAEQEVERTIEQEREQALSSAKLEAKQERLEARRELLQNVREDVEEEVAGLEGERREGLTRTLLEAAAPEFEDADTVRVRGRADDADLLETICDDYDGFEAGEPVDCLGGVVVESEGSRVRVNNTFDSVLDEVWEDNLRAISERLFEER, from the coding sequence ATGAGCCTTGATACGGTCGTAGAGGACATTCGAGACGAAGCGCGCACGCGCGCGGAGGAGATCCGCGCGGAGGGCGAGGAGCGAGCCGAGCAGATCGTCGACGAGGCAGAGGCCGACGCCGAGGAGATCGAGGCCGACGCCGAGCAGGAGGTCGAGCGGACCATCGAACAGGAGCGCGAGCAGGCCCTCTCCAGCGCAAAGCTGGAGGCCAAGCAGGAGCGACTCGAGGCCCGACGCGAACTGCTCCAGAACGTCCGCGAGGACGTCGAGGAGGAGGTCGCCGGGCTGGAGGGCGAGCGCCGCGAGGGGCTCACCCGGACCCTGCTGGAGGCCGCCGCCCCCGAGTTCGAGGACGCCGACACCGTCCGGGTCAGGGGTCGTGCGGACGACGCCGACCTGCTGGAGACGATCTGTGACGACTACGACGGCTTCGAGGCCGGCGAACCGGTCGACTGTCTCGGTGGCGTCGTGGTCGAGAGCGAGGGCTCGCGCGTCCGTGTGAACAATACGTTCGATTCGGTGCTCGACGAGGTCTGGGAGGACAACCTCCGGGCCATCTCCGAGCGCCTGTTCGAGGAGCGATGA
- a CDS encoding protein-L-isoaspartate O-methyltransferase family protein → MDPAVLRDDMVDSLEHEAKRCVRSEAVSVAMREVPREAFLDDERAAYADRSFERHGTRVLSPSTAARLVEALAPESGDEVLVVGAGVGYTAAVCAELAGARHVHAVDIDRRLVYEARSNLAEAGYGEVLVDCRDGADGLPEYAPYDRVLVEAAAIEPPRHLVRQLAADGRLVLPLGGGEQTLSVVTPDAPGGEVAERLGTTAFAPMLVEGEQATTVERNRTVREDREHAQRAAERRKGWEQEWIDWDREL, encoded by the coding sequence ATGGACCCCGCGGTGCTCCGGGACGACATGGTCGACAGCCTCGAACACGAGGCCAAGCGGTGCGTCCGGTCGGAGGCCGTGAGTGTCGCGATGCGCGAGGTGCCGCGCGAGGCGTTCCTGGACGACGAGCGCGCCGCGTACGCCGACCGCTCGTTCGAACGCCACGGGACGCGCGTCCTCTCACCCTCCACGGCCGCCCGACTGGTGGAGGCGCTCGCGCCCGAGTCGGGCGACGAGGTGCTCGTCGTCGGCGCCGGCGTCGGCTACACGGCTGCCGTCTGCGCGGAGCTCGCCGGCGCGCGCCACGTCCACGCCGTCGACATCGACCGCCGGCTGGTGTACGAGGCCCGCTCGAACCTGGCCGAGGCGGGCTACGGCGAGGTGCTCGTCGACTGTCGCGACGGCGCCGACGGCCTCCCGGAGTACGCCCCCTACGACCGCGTGCTGGTCGAGGCGGCGGCCATCGAACCGCCGCGCCACCTCGTTCGGCAACTCGCTGCGGACGGCCGGCTGGTGCTCCCACTGGGCGGCGGCGAGCAGACCCTCTCGGTCGTCACGCCGGACGCCCCGGGCGGCGAGGTGGCCGAGCGCCTCGGGACGACGGCGTTCGCCCCGATGCTGGTCGAGGGCGAGCAGGCCACCACGGTCGAGCGGAATCGAACGGTGCGCGAGGACCGCGAACACGCCCAGCGCGCGGCCGAACGGCGGAAGGGCTGGGAGCAGGAGTGGATCGACTGGGACCGAGAGTTGTAG